In Isosphaera pallida ATCC 43644, the sequence ACGCCCAGGGACAACGCGCTACCCTCGCCGCGATGGTCCGCGATCCTGACCTGCTGCGCGGCTACGACCTGCCCGAATCGCCCTTCCCCGTCCAACCCGCCGACCTGGTTCAAGGAAAGGTCACGTTCTATCTCGATTCAAGCCGGGGCTACATGTGCCCCAAAATGAAACTCCTTCAAGAACTGCTCTCGGCCGATTTGCGGATGATCCTGCACCGCGAGCCCTCCGCCCAGTTCGACGCCATCTTCAAAGCCGCCTCGGCCGCGGGTCTGAACCATCCCCAAGTCGCCTTTTGGGACATGCCGCGGCAAATCGAGCAACTGCTGTTGACGAGTCCGCAGTTTGTCGCTTCAACCAAGGACTTCCTGCTCTTTTTCAACGCTCGCTTGGAACTGACTCCCGAAATGCCCCTCCTAGCCGCGCGGCTAGCTCAACTGCGGGGCGATCTCGGCCAGGCGAAAACCAAATATGTCAACTTTCGATTCGCCGACCGGATCGAACAACGCGACGGCAATGTCATCCAACTGCCCCGCGAACTTCAGGCGGTTCTCGACCTCTACGCCACCTATTTTCTGGGGCTTTGTCACTTGGAGGCCGGCAACTTCGAGAACGCGCGTCGCATGTTTGAACAAACCCTGACGCTCTCGCCTGAGCCCCGGCGCGATCTTTCAGTGTTCGTCTATCCACACGTGTTTCGTTGGTCCGCGTTGTCCAACCTCGCCAGGTTGGAGGAACGAGCGGGCCAGATCGCCGAGGCGATCCGTGACTACACTCGTCCCAACGATTTGACCCCCCAGAAGATCGGCGACCAGCAGCGGGCTACCCAACTCGTCTTCGACGATCCGATGCGCCCGCTTGCGCCACCTCGTCCGCCCGCGCCTACCAGCTTCGCGGGTGTCTCGTTCGAGAACGCTCCGCCGCCCCCTTCGCCCAACACCGCCCCCGCATCCCCGGCTTTGGGAAGTCCGGCGTCACCCAGTGGAGGCTGACCCGACCATGTCCTCGATCCCCTCGGTTGTCAGTCCCGCCATGTCCACCAACTCCCCAGCCTGGGCGCGCGTAGCCCGGATCGTGCCTCGCACCCGCGCCGAGGGGCCAGGGCTGCGGTTTGCGCTTTGGTTCCAGGGATGTCCTTTTCGCTGTCCAGGATGTTGTAACCCAGAGATGTTGACATTCAGAGGTGGTCAACTACTTTCATTCGAGTATGTATCAGATCAGCTGCATCAAGCCGCAGCTCCGGGCGATCTCGAAGGCATCACTCTATTGGGTGGCGAACCCTTCGCGCACGCCGGTCCCGCTGCTGACCTCGCCAAATTGGCCCGCGACCTGGGCTTGACCGTCATGGTCTTCACGGGATTCACTCTAGAGGATCTGCGCGACTCCTTCCCGAGTCATCCCGATCGCGCCCGCTTGTTGGCATACGTCGATCTGTTGGTGGATGGTCCCTACAATCGCACTTGCCCCGAACCTCCGCCACCCTTGGGACGGCGCTGGATCGGCTCGACCAATCAACGAGTCCATGCCTTTCGTGGTCATCCCGATGTGGCCGCGGATCCCCGCTGGCGCGAACCCAACACCCTGGAACTGCGTTTGGACTCTCACGCTTTGACCATCAACGGTTTCCCCGCCCCTAGCGCCGTGGGACTTTGGAAGCGGCCAACCCGCTCGGTCAAGCATGAGTGAACAACAAATCAACAAAAGCAAATATATTCAAACACACTGGTTGCTTCTCAAATGAACTTCCTTAGTTTTCAAGATCGCGCGTTCCAACCCTGCCTGCGAGGAAAGGATTGGAACGCCGCCTTAGGGGTTGGAGTGAGGAGGTGAGGATCTTCGAGCTTGGGGAGGCACGACTCAGAAGCGGGTCCACAGCGAGCCGGCGTAGATCGCCGAGGAGCCCAGGTCCTCTTCAATGCGGAGCAGCTGGTTGTACTTGGCGATGCGGTCGGAGCGGCTGGCGCTACCGGTCTTGATCTGGCCGGCGTTGGTAGCCACCGCGAGGTCGGCGATAAAGGCGTCCTCGGTTTCGCCCGAGCGGTGCGAGATGATTGAGGTGTACTTGGCGAGGGTCGCCATGTGAACACATTCTAAAGTTTCGGTCAGCGTACCGATTTGGTTGACCTTGACGAGGATGCTGTTAGCGATCCCTTCGCGGATGCCACGGCCAAGGCGCTCGGTGTTGGTGACGAACAGGTCGTCGCCCACGATCTGCACCTGGCCGCCGAGTTTTTCGGTGAAGAGTTTGAAGCCGTCCCAATCGTCTTCGGCCAGGCCGTCTTCGATCGAGCGGATGGGGTATTGCCGTACCCAGTCGGCCAGGTATTCAACCATTTCGGCGGAGGTTTTGCGGGGCTTGGCGTCGTTTTCGAGGAGGTAGACCCCATCCTGGTAGAATTCGTTGGCGGCGAGGTCAAGGGCCAGCAACACCTCCTTGCCGGCTTGATAACCCGCCTTGGCAATGGCGTCCAAAATCACGTCGAGCGCTTCAGTGTTGGACTTGAGGCTAGGAGCGAAGCCGCCCTCGTCGCCCACGGAGGTGTTGTAGCCTTTCCCCTTGAGAACCGACTTGAGGGCGTGGAACACCTCGGCTCCGCACCGCAACGCCTCTGAGAAGCTCGGTGCACCGACTGGCATGATCATAAATTCTTGGATATCGACGTTGTTGTCGGCGTGCGCGCCGCCGTTGAGGATGTTCATCAACGGAATCGGCAAAGTGCGGGCGTGAGGGCCACCCAGGTAACGATAAAGCGGCAGGCCCGACAACTGCGCCGCGGCCTTGGCGGTGGCCATCGAGACCCCGAGGATCGCGTTTGCTCCGATCTTCCCTTTGTTAGGGGTGCCATCGGCGGCGATCATCGCCCGATCCAGGCCGGTCTGGTCGAAGGGATCGCGGCCCACAGCGATTTGCGCCAACAGACCGTTGACATGTTCGACCGCCTTCAGAACGCCTTTGCCAAGATATTTGGACTTGTCGCCATCACGCAGTTCGACCGCCTCGTGGGCTCCGGTGCTGGCTCCCGAGGGGACGGCGGCTCGACCAACTAGGCCGTTGCTCAGAGTCACATCGACTTCAACGGTGGGGTTGCCCCGGCTGTCCAGAATCTGACGGCCGCGGACCTTCGCAATCGTAACGGAGGACGCCATGACGCCTTGAACTCCCAAAAGAAACTACGGAACCACACTTCTGAGAATGTTCAAAAACGAGTGGACCAACCCGACTGTCCGATGGGGTTTGAGGTGCTTCCCAACGAATAGCGCGATTCGGTTTGCTCTTTGAGGCGATTGGGAGGACGTTGCCGATTTCCTGTCACGGAGCAAGTCGGAAAGTTCAACGTCCTAATGGCCTTGGTCTGGTCACGCAAGTTGAGTTGGTCAGGGAGGAGAATCGCCCGCGCCTGGACGCAACCGTTCGGTGATGGGACGACGTTCGCGGGGGATAGCAGGAGGATTGAGCCGATCGGGTTGGGAATCCTGGTTGACCCCGGAGCGGCTGGCTTCTGTCCCCAACTGGTCAAGCAGAGGCGAGGAGGAACGCCCACGTTCCGGTTGACCACCCGATTCGGGAGCGACGCCGATTCGAGCGTCGAGCAGGTCGAATAGGTCGTCCATCTCGTCGCCTGCCGACTGATCACGTTCGATCCGATTAACAGGAATACGGAGGACCACAAGCGAACGCGATTTTTCAACCCCGGACTTGAGTTCCAGTTCGAGGAATTCGACGCCGGGCGCGGGTGGCTCGAAGAAGTAGACTTCTTGAACCTTTTGTTGAGGCAGGAGGTCGCGCTCGATGAGGTCCCGTTCCAGCAGTCGGTAACTGGGCATGAGGACTTCTTTATAGTAGAAGCCCCGGTTATCGAGCAAGCTGGGACGGATTTTATACAGTTGACGGGTTTTGGCCAGGTTGCGCACTTCGATGGCCACCACGAGACCAATGTCGGGGTATCGGGTGGTGGTTCCAGTTCGGGAGTGGATGTCCTGGACCAAAGGGCGTTCCAACCGAGCCGAGCGGATGCGGAACTGAAGATCACCCAGCATCGCCGGTTGATCGAATGGCGTCGCGGCGGGGCGTATTCGCTCGAGAAGGGGTTCGGCCTCGCCCATCCAGTTGGGAAACATCTTCTGAAGCGTTGGCTTGATACTTTCGGTCATCGCCATGCCGGCAATCGAGCCGCAAAACAGCAAGGCGATGGCCGGGGCAGCAAGCGTCTGGGACGAGATTATCCCGATGATGATCCCGGCTAGGGCGAAGAGACCACCTAGACCGCCCAGCGAGATGGCTCCGCCGGTCTGATCCAGACGCAGACAGGCGGTGGCCAAGAGCCCGCAAAGCGCAGCGATCCAACCCAACAAAACGATGGTTCCTTGTAAGGGGTGACGGCCCATGATCGTACCGGGCGAGGAGGAGGGCAGTTGCAACCGGGGGGAAACGCCGGCCTCCGACGCCGTAGCGCGGGGCTCGCCGATGGTTCCTCCCGAACCGCCGACCGTGGCGCGAATCTTGTCCCGCCCCACTTTGAATTGACGCGGACAATATGGGCAGGGGACCACCTGATCAAGGAACTCCTCGTGGAGCAGCAGCCGGTGTCGTCCGCATTCGCATTCCACGGCGATTGACATGATCACGCCTCATTGACGGGGTTTTCAAGTTCGGCTCCGCCCCAGCCAAGTACGGAATTAGAAGAAAACGGGGGGGAAGAGCAAACTCACCTCGACAGCCAATCTCGGCCAAGCCATTGCTCGCAACCGAGTCGATCCGAATCGAGTCGGCTAATGGTTCTGTCTCCGTCAACCGCCCGCCCGACCTTGACGCGCTACCGCCTCGGCGGCCGCCTTGACCGCCTCCGCGTCCCCCAGGTAACGCGAACCTTGCGGCTTGAGATTCTCGTCGAGTTGATAGACCAGGGGAATGCCGGTCGGAATATTCAGTTCAAGAACGTCTTGATCCGACAGGCCGTCAAGGTGTTTGACCAAGGCTCGAAGGCTGTTGCCGTGGGCAACGATTAACACCTGCTTGCCGGCCTGGATGTCGGGTGCGATCACCTCGTTCCAGTAGGGCAGGACCCGCGCCAGGGTGTCCTTGAGGCTTTCACACGCGGGCAACTGGTCGGGCGTTAGGTCGCGGTAACGCCGGTCGTGACGCGGGTGGCCGGGATCGTCCGGCGAGAGGGGGGGAGGCGGGATGTCGTAGCTGCGTCGCCAGATCTTCACTTGATCTTCGCCATGACGCGCGGCGGTCTCGGCCTTGTTCAGTCCTTGAAGCGCGCCATAGTGCCGTTCGTTGAGCCGCCAGCTTCGCACCACGGGCACCCAGAGTTGGTCGAGTTCGTCCATTGCCAGCCAGAGGGTACGGATCGCCCGTTTGAGGACCGAGGTGTAGGCCACGTCGAAGGCGAACCCTTCGGCCTTCAGCTGCTCCCCAGCGCGTTTGGCCTCGGCGAGTCCCTTGTCGGACAGATCGACATCGACCCATCCCGTGAAACGGTTCTCCAGATTCCAGCGGCTTTCACCGTGGCGGAGCATCACCAGCGTCTGAGTCGGCATCGCGTCGCGTCTCACTCCTTCGCTCGCCCGTCAGTCACTCTCGTTGCGTTGTTGGGATCGGGAGCCGACCCGATTTCGTCCCGTCGCGTGGTTCGAGTCAATTGCGGGCGTTCTAGTGGGGTGGTTCGGGATCAGGCGGACAAGGCCGGGCCTATCCGATTGGAACGAATCCGAGCGACAAGGTTTCGCGCTGCGATCCGTTCCCCAGGTCTTGGTACCTGATTGAGTCTTGCCTTTGGCGGGGACAACCCCGAGCAAGATTGTACGATCGAGCCGCTTCCGTTGCGAGACCCAACCCGATTGCGTCAACTCCACACGGGCGACACGACGATTACTCCGATTCACAACGCGCTGGTCTCGGGCCAGGACAATTCCAGCCC encodes:
- a CDS encoding tetratricopeptide repeat protein; the encoded protein is MIHSSTCPSSHPLQVGREEGGPSKHQGFPSSRRRVYLVLMLAGLILAADAGCGSRKEISSSPGGMPSARRDRNGDGIGGGLTIADQRAVILKSVIELIRTAPENPGARNFAIAVDSLNQCFIDEPDGRYRVDEATRALFQTLSNPPAALTELESRQWVELDARHVEDCLLYSRITRRLTRDDRSTLENLERLFDWTITQVALAPANWLTLDPRLPQAQARPYDVLIRGLAVERGLWAERSWLFMALCRQLNLDAALVTVDPPDEQVGETLLGVAVVVDGEMVMFNLSTGFPLRDAQGQRATLAAMVRDPDLLRGYDLPESPFPVQPADLVQGKVTFYLDSSRGYMCPKMKLLQELLSADLRMILHREPSAQFDAIFKAASAAGLNHPQVAFWDMPRQIEQLLLTSPQFVASTKDFLLFFNARLELTPEMPLLAARLAQLRGDLGQAKTKYVNFRFADRIEQRDGNVIQLPRELQAVLDLYATYFLGLCHLEAGNFENARRMFEQTLTLSPEPRRDLSVFVYPHVFRWSALSNLARLEERAGQIAEAIRDYTRPNDLTPQKIGDQQRATQLVFDDPMRPLAPPRPPAPTSFAGVSFENAPPPPSPNTAPASPALGSPASPSGG
- a CDS encoding 4Fe-4S single cluster domain-containing protein, which codes for MSSIPSVVSPAMSTNSPAWARVARIVPRTRAEGPGLRFALWFQGCPFRCPGCCNPEMLTFRGGQLLSFEYVSDQLHQAAAPGDLEGITLLGGEPFAHAGPAADLAKLARDLGLTVMVFTGFTLEDLRDSFPSHPDRARLLAYVDLLVDGPYNRTCPEPPPPLGRRWIGSTNQRVHAFRGHPDVAADPRWREPNTLELRLDSHALTINGFPAPSAVGLWKRPTRSVKHE
- the eno gene encoding phosphopyruvate hydratase, translating into MASSVTIAKVRGRQILDSRGNPTVEVDVTLSNGLVGRAAVPSGASTGAHEAVELRDGDKSKYLGKGVLKAVEHVNGLLAQIAVGRDPFDQTGLDRAMIAADGTPNKGKIGANAILGVSMATAKAAAQLSGLPLYRYLGGPHARTLPIPLMNILNGGAHADNNVDIQEFMIMPVGAPSFSEALRCGAEVFHALKSVLKGKGYNTSVGDEGGFAPSLKSNTEALDVILDAIAKAGYQAGKEVLLALDLAANEFYQDGVYLLENDAKPRKTSAEMVEYLADWVRQYPIRSIEDGLAEDDWDGFKLFTEKLGGQVQIVGDDLFVTNTERLGRGIREGIANSILVKVNQIGTLTETLECVHMATLAKYTSIISHRSGETEDAFIADLAVATNAGQIKTGSASRSDRIAKYNQLLRIEEDLGSSAIYAGSLWTRF
- the gpmA gene encoding 2,3-diphosphoglycerate-dependent phosphoglycerate mutase, with the translated sequence MPTQTLVMLRHGESRWNLENRFTGWVDVDLSDKGLAEAKRAGEQLKAEGFAFDVAYTSVLKRAIRTLWLAMDELDQLWVPVVRSWRLNERHYGALQGLNKAETAARHGEDQVKIWRRSYDIPPPPLSPDDPGHPRHDRRYRDLTPDQLPACESLKDTLARVLPYWNEVIAPDIQAGKQVLIVAHGNSLRALVKHLDGLSDQDVLELNIPTGIPLVYQLDENLKPQGSRYLGDAEAVKAAAEAVARQGRAGG